The nucleotide sequence GGGCGTGATCCACCGCGCGCAATGCGGGCGGGACATCGGCGCCGGCCTGTTCGCCGCGCACATCGATCCAGCCGGGCGCGACGGCGTTGACCCGGATCGCCGGGCCCAGGCTCATCGCCAGCGCGTGGGTCAGGGCTTCGATGCCGCCCTTGGCGGCGGCATAGGCCTCGGTCTGCGGTTCCGACTGATAGGCGCGGCTGGAGGCCATGTTGACGATGGCGGCGTTCGGCTGCCCGCGCAGCAGCGGGACGGTATGCTTGGTCACCAGGAAGACGCCGGTCAGGTTGACGTCGATGACGCGCTGCCAGTCGGCCAGCGCCAGCTGTTCCACCGGGCCGTTGAACGGCGCTGCGATGCCGGCATTGTTGACCACCAGATCGAGCCGGCCGTGCCGGTCCCGGATTGCGGCCGTGGTGGCTTGTATATCGGCTTCGCAGGCGACATCCGTGACGGTCGTGAATACATTATTCGCGTGCGCCTGGTTTCCCAGGGCGGCGCGCAGGTCGTCGAGCGCCGCTGGATCGCGGTCCAGACACCACACGATATGGCCGTCGGTTATCAGGCGTCGTGCGATCGCACGGCCGATGCCCTGGGCCGCGCCCGTGATCAGACAGATTTTGTCGGAAGCGGTCATGCCGGAAAAATGGCTTGGATTTCACTGCCGATAGTGCGCCGCGTTGGCGCCGAACAAAACCGCCGACAGCGCCGCTGGTTTTCGGCCGGCTCGTCGGCTGACCACCGTGTGGATAGCCCAGGCGCGCCCTCCGGCGTCGCGTGAAAATGCAATAGGCTCTAGACTGCGACCCATGAAACAGCCTTTGAACGGATATCGCGTCTGCGATATGACGGCCATGATTTCCGGCCCGCTGGCCACCATGCAACTGGCCGACCAGGGGGCCGACGTGATCAAGGTCGAGCGCCCCGGGGTGGGCGATTACACCCGCCTGGCCTCGAATCGTCGGGCGGGC is from Salinisphaera sp. LB1 and encodes:
- a CDS encoding SDR family oxidoreductase, with amino-acid sequence MTASDKICLITGAAQGIGRAIARRLITDGHIVWCLDRDPAALDDLRAALGNQAHANNVFTTVTDVACEADIQATTAAIRDRHGRLDLVVNNAGIAAPFNGPVEQLALADWQRVIDVNLTGVFLVTKHTVPLLRGQPNAAIVNMASSRAYQSEPQTEAYAAAKGGIEALTHALAMSLGPAIRVNAVAPGWIDVRGEQAGADVPPALRAVDHAQHPTGRVGIGADIAGVVAFLAGPDAAFITGQTLIADGGMTRKMIYAH